Proteins encoded together in one candidate division WOR-3 bacterium window:
- a CDS encoding ABC transporter ATP-binding protein has product MIRYFVWISRFWRMHKLHIVFLVFFTVISSAVALSFPLVFKFLLDEIENVLAGTSMSEQFKKTLLFLGALALAKFIAGLYPGARAWLNSKIGLNVRDLVFKSMLSKDYRFFNEFKPGDLATRLTDDIVEHPRIAWFSCSAVFRALESTSKLAFCLAVMFYMNRQLTMIAIFPLPFMLYLFYLIQNKLGRIVMENRKATSRTNDLLDSTFAGISIIKAYRAEKGQKKRLRELLDRRLKIDLKIAKYLMFVHSAYSVLGQIGKVVVMFVGGLFVVRGTIGVGEFYAFYVYLDMILAPMMDIPNLFVTSKQAFISIDRENEILDFPLSLQTSGSVETGKIESIKFEDAGFIYEGEKGVRGIDFKGSKGDVIAVVGEIGSGKSTLLKMMTGLLPVSEGRYFVNGLEMENYSRESYLSEIGYVPQESLLFSETIRENVKIGRALGEDAVIEALSAVNITSREINGGAAAKLQQAGVGVSGGQKQRVAIARAIANKPSLILFDDCTSALDSKNEESLWKYLKERYSKSLMIVVSHRLATIKQSDKVLFIHRGRQLAFERHEDLMKASSLYRMILASEAK; this is encoded by the coding sequence ATGATTAGATATTTCGTGTGGATATCGCGCTTCTGGAGAATGCACAAACTCCACATAGTGTTTCTTGTTTTTTTCACCGTCATCTCCAGTGCCGTAGCCCTCTCTTTCCCCCTCGTGTTCAAATTTCTCCTCGACGAGATAGAAAACGTCCTCGCGGGCACTTCGATGTCGGAACAGTTCAAAAAAACCCTGCTGTTTTTGGGTGCATTGGCTCTCGCGAAGTTCATCGCCGGTTTATATCCCGGAGCCAGGGCGTGGCTGAATTCCAAAATAGGCCTGAACGTCAGAGACCTCGTTTTCAAGAGCATGTTATCCAAAGACTACAGGTTTTTCAACGAATTCAAACCGGGAGACTTGGCGACACGTCTGACTGACGATATTGTGGAGCATCCGAGAATAGCCTGGTTCAGCTGTTCAGCTGTGTTCAGAGCGCTCGAATCCACGTCAAAGCTCGCCTTCTGCCTCGCCGTGATGTTTTACATGAACCGCCAGCTGACAATGATAGCTATATTTCCACTGCCGTTCATGCTTTACCTGTTTTATCTCATCCAAAATAAACTCGGCCGGATAGTCATGGAAAACAGAAAAGCGACGAGCCGGACAAACGATCTTCTGGACAGCACTTTTGCCGGGATATCAATAATAAAAGCATACAGAGCGGAAAAAGGGCAAAAGAAGCGTCTGCGGGAGCTTCTCGACAGGAGACTGAAGATAGACCTGAAAATAGCAAAGTACTTGATGTTTGTTCATTCAGCATACAGTGTTCTCGGACAGATTGGAAAAGTCGTTGTTATGTTTGTCGGAGGGCTTTTCGTCGTCAGGGGAACTATAGGTGTAGGTGAGTTTTACGCGTTTTACGTCTATCTGGACATGATTCTCGCACCGATGATGGACATCCCCAACCTGTTCGTCACTTCCAAACAGGCGTTCATATCTATTGACCGGGAAAACGAGATTCTTGATTTTCCTTTGTCTTTGCAAACAAGCGGATCGGTTGAAACAGGAAAAATTGAGAGCATCAAGTTTGAAGACGCAGGATTCATTTACGAAGGTGAAAAAGGCGTCCGAGGAATTGATTTCAAGGGTTCAAAAGGAGATGTCATCGCTGTCGTCGGAGAAATCGGAAGCGGAAAGAGCACTCTCCTGAAAATGATGACAGGCTTACTGCCTGTGTCCGAAGGCAGATACTTTGTAAACGGCCTTGAAATGGAGAATTATTCAAGAGAATCATATTTATCTGAAATAGGATATGTGCCGCAGGAATCACTTCTTTTCAGCGAGACAATAAGAGAAAACGTAAAAATCGGAAGGGCTCTCGGAGAAGATGCTGTAATAGAGGCTCTGTCAGCCGTAAACATTACTTCGAGGGAAATCAACGGCGGGGCTGCAGCAAAGCTTCAGCAGGCAGGGGTCGGAGTAAGCGGAGGTCAGAAACAGAGGGTAGCAATAGCAAGGGCGATAGCCAATAAACCATCACTCATCCTGTTTGACGACTGCACTTCTGCTCTGGATTCAAAAAACGAAGAATCCCTTTGGAAGTATCTAAAGGAAAGATATTCAAAATCCCTGATGATTGTAGTCAGTCACAGACTCGCGACAATAAAGCAGTCCGATAAAGTTCTTTTTATACATCGCGGCAGACAACTCGCCTTCGAGAGACACGAAGATCTCATGAAAGCGAGCAGTCTGTATAGAATGATCCTAGCTTCGGAAGCTAAATAA
- a CDS encoding adenylate/guanylate cyclase domain-containing protein, whose product MTKRKIIQKTFFPLVTGLFWALSVFLAFEAGFFSRLEFFTSDARRKLFLFSSGKPNEDIVFFFIDQNSLDIMAAEGVYWPWPRKMTADLIDYLSAGGAKAVILDVLYTEPSVFGPEDDSSLAHSAAISGKVIVAFMASKNENFFSDSSNLNLKSINILLKDTDMHFPSYTFSQPPHKIISESVFMPGGVNIKSDNDGIYRNSPLLYHINGNYYPQISLAAYYLIEGADSQVISGNTLTLYEKDTERSIPLSREGEAIVNFRGCMYETYKNYTVAAILKSASFYNSGGINSLYSEYNNYLGLFDEYSKIRQKVYEGLDPGIEFVLFNEHLNSIYGFEYDSVEQMLEEIDEGVIASIKENEFSSVEQAISNFEKNYISPNTFKDKIIFIAGSAPGLFDIRPNPFNAGDGGVFIHASILDNLLSDSFLRTRYDKYLILALIVFMSFAGSYSGSNLKIQKSALIFLSLISLYTLTVSAFYVFGKTFIDFSSVPAALILSYVTGTLIGFFREAREKNFVRNAFGFYLSNKVVNELLSHPEKLKLGGERKFMTAFFSDIAGFTSISETMPPEQVASLLNEYLSSMCAVISHHDGIVDKFEGDAIIAFWGAPLDIEDHAQKACSCAIEMQAKLLSLRNKWEKEGKPKMNMRVGLNTGFMVVGNFGSDKRMDYTIIGDAVNLASRLEGVNKFYGTNTMISHTTNEIVENDFETRKVDLIKVKGKTEPIGIYELLGKKNSLDRKFQSALETYRQGLDMYFSGNFGDSARLFENVLSSFPDDGPSKVLAVRSEEYIKNPPANGWTGIFELTEK is encoded by the coding sequence ATGACTAAAAGAAAAATAATACAAAAAACCTTTTTTCCCCTGGTCACGGGATTATTCTGGGCTCTGTCCGTATTTCTCGCTTTCGAAGCAGGATTTTTCTCAAGACTCGAGTTTTTTACTTCAGACGCAAGGAGAAAACTGTTCCTTTTTTCTTCCGGAAAACCGAACGAAGACATTGTGTTTTTTTTCATTGACCAGAATTCACTCGACATAATGGCCGCAGAAGGTGTTTACTGGCCTTGGCCGAGAAAAATGACCGCCGATCTGATTGACTACCTGAGCGCCGGAGGAGCCAAGGCGGTCATCCTGGACGTGCTATACACAGAACCTTCGGTTTTTGGACCGGAAGACGATTCTTCTCTCGCTCATTCTGCGGCAATATCCGGTAAAGTGATAGTCGCCTTCATGGCTTCGAAAAATGAAAATTTCTTTTCGGATTCATCAAATCTTAACCTGAAAAGCATAAACATCTTGCTAAAAGATACTGACATGCATTTTCCTTCGTACACTTTTTCTCAGCCTCCTCACAAAATCATATCAGAAAGTGTTTTCATGCCGGGTGGCGTCAACATAAAATCAGACAATGACGGGATTTACAGGAACTCTCCTCTTTTATACCACATCAATGGAAACTACTACCCTCAGATATCATTAGCCGCTTATTATCTCATAGAGGGTGCTGATTCGCAGGTTATTTCCGGAAACACACTCACTTTGTACGAAAAAGACACTGAAAGAAGTATCCCTCTCTCACGTGAAGGCGAAGCCATCGTAAATTTCCGTGGGTGCATGTACGAAACATACAAAAACTACACAGTCGCCGCAATTCTCAAATCGGCTTCTTTTTACAATTCAGGTGGAATAAATTCTCTGTACAGTGAATATAATAATTACTTGGGACTGTTCGATGAATACTCTAAAATCAGGCAAAAAGTCTACGAGGGACTTGACCCGGGGATTGAATTCGTACTTTTCAACGAACACTTGAACAGTATATACGGTTTCGAGTACGACTCGGTTGAACAAATGCTCGAAGAGATTGACGAAGGTGTGATAGCTTCCATTAAAGAAAACGAATTTTCGTCTGTCGAACAGGCAATATCGAATTTTGAAAAAAATTACATATCGCCCAACACTTTCAAAGACAAGATTATATTTATCGCCGGAAGCGCTCCCGGCTTGTTCGACATCAGACCCAATCCTTTCAACGCCGGAGACGGAGGCGTTTTCATTCATGCTTCCATACTCGACAATCTGCTTTCGGACAGCTTTTTGCGCACCAGATATGACAAGTATCTAATATTGGCGCTCATAGTCTTCATGTCTTTCGCAGGATCGTATTCAGGATCAAATTTGAAAATTCAAAAAAGCGCATTAATTTTCCTGTCTCTGATTTCTCTATACACACTGACAGTTTCGGCTTTTTACGTCTTCGGAAAAACTTTTATAGATTTTTCTTCCGTCCCCGCTGCATTGATACTTTCCTACGTGACGGGTACTCTCATAGGTTTTTTCAGGGAAGCCAGAGAAAAGAATTTCGTGCGCAACGCTTTCGGATTCTACCTGTCAAACAAGGTCGTAAACGAGCTTCTCAGCCACCCTGAAAAACTTAAACTCGGAGGAGAAAGGAAATTTATGACAGCTTTCTTCTCAGACATAGCAGGTTTCACAAGTATTTCAGAAACTATGCCTCCCGAACAAGTCGCCTCACTTCTCAACGAATACCTTTCGTCAATGTGTGCCGTGATATCGCATCACGACGGCATTGTCGACAAATTCGAAGGAGACGCTATAATTGCGTTCTGGGGCGCCCCGCTGGATATTGAAGATCATGCCCAAAAAGCGTGCTCCTGCGCTATCGAAATGCAAGCAAAACTCCTCAGCCTCAGGAACAAGTGGGAAAAAGAAGGAAAACCCAAAATGAACATGCGAGTAGGTTTAAACACTGGTTTCATGGTTGTTGGCAATTTCGGATCAGACAAGCGAATGGATTACACAATAATAGGCGACGCCGTCAATTTGGCTTCAAGACTGGAAGGTGTAAATAAATTTTACGGCACGAACACCATGATATCCCACACAACCAACGAAATAGTGGAAAACGATTTCGAAACGAGAAAAGTAGATTTGATAAAAGTGAAGGGAAAGACGGAACCCATAGGAATTTATGAACTCCTCGGCAAAAAAAACTCCCTGGACCGGAAGTTTCAATCCGCCCTTGAAACTTACCGACAGGGTCTGGATATGTATTTCAGCGGAAATTTCGGCGATTCTGCGAGATTGTTTGAGAACGTTTTATCCTCTTTCCCCGATGACGGACCCTCGAAAGTCCTTGCAGTCAGAAGCGAGGAATACATAAAAAATCCACCCGCGAACGGATGGACAGGAATATTCGAATTAACTGAAAAATAA
- a CDS encoding C10 family peptidase, with translation MKTASLIIVLVSFCVCLNADFVDHSVASSAAFSKLAQDGQQDSRVIVSSFALSGSSASETLAYVFELNPTGYIIVTADDDLFPVIAYSYEDRCRTCEETSNVLFELIVADLELKLSNFDQIPASVISGFKGQWRDLLDGKSYPYFEQWPPSGTTPTGGWLMSNWTQNSPYNSMCPIDPQTGQRSIAGCPAVAMGMIVNYQENINSTQFSDADDYYHSYAGRNFWIDNDWADRGFPSWSQLNVYLDTLGNHYLSGTPLTNQDKGALVWACGAAMEQVYTSSGSGTFGATQAYNAYVKFGYGDLTPLDTLSDSLYERLSQNMKDAMPAHITALTPPPIQGHNFVIDGYNTNDYYHLNMGWGGTYNGWYIIPDSIPYNLTVIDTIFIDIGESPNSIEEPIVRPIFAEFSGKSSFVFHSSPSVIFSLPQSCDAEIRIFDLTGRTACPAERIHFEKGVNSYDVSPGYLGSGIYVFKLSAGGVDSFFRFTVID, from the coding sequence ATGAAAACAGCCTCTTTAATAATCGTTTTGGTCTCTTTCTGCGTCTGTCTGAACGCCGATTTCGTCGACCATTCAGTCGCTTCCAGCGCCGCTTTTTCAAAACTGGCCCAGGACGGACAGCAGGATTCAAGAGTAATAGTGTCTTCTTTCGCCCTTTCAGGTTCCTCCGCGTCAGAAACGTTGGCTTACGTTTTCGAACTTAATCCCACAGGATACATAATCGTGACGGCTGATGACGACCTTTTCCCCGTTATTGCATATTCTTACGAAGACCGCTGCAGAACCTGTGAAGAAACTTCTAACGTGCTTTTCGAATTGATAGTCGCTGATCTGGAACTTAAGCTTTCGAATTTTGATCAAATACCCGCTTCGGTAATATCAGGATTTAAAGGACAGTGGCGTGATCTTCTGGACGGAAAAAGCTATCCCTATTTCGAACAGTGGCCTCCGTCCGGAACGACTCCCACGGGCGGATGGCTGATGTCAAACTGGACTCAGAACTCTCCTTACAACAGCATGTGCCCGATAGACCCGCAGACCGGTCAAAGAAGCATCGCCGGCTGTCCCGCTGTTGCCATGGGAATGATAGTCAATTATCAAGAGAACATAAATTCCACGCAGTTTTCCGACGCCGACGATTATTATCATTCTTACGCGGGAAGGAATTTCTGGATTGACAACGACTGGGCGGACAGAGGATTTCCGTCCTGGTCCCAGCTCAACGTCTATCTCGACACACTGGGGAACCATTATCTCTCAGGGACGCCGCTTACGAACCAGGATAAAGGAGCCCTCGTCTGGGCTTGCGGCGCCGCGATGGAACAGGTTTACACGAGCAGCGGTTCAGGCACTTTCGGCGCGACTCAGGCTTACAACGCTTACGTCAAGTTCGGCTACGGCGATTTGACTCCTCTCGATACTCTTTCTGACAGCCTTTACGAAAGGCTTTCTCAGAATATGAAAGACGCAATGCCCGCTCACATAACAGCCCTGACTCCCCCTCCGATTCAAGGACACAATTTCGTCATAGACGGATACAACACCAACGACTATTACCACTTAAACATGGGTTGGGGTGGGACTTACAACGGCTGGTACATAATACCGGACAGCATACCCTACAACCTGACCGTAATAGACACTATATTCATAGACATAGGCGAAAGCCCGAATTCAATTGAAGAACCGATTGTCAGGCCGATTTTCGCCGAATTTTCCGGCAAATCCTCTTTTGTTTTCCACTCAAGCCCTTCTGTCATTTTTTCTCTTCCCCAATCCTGTGACGCTGAAATCCGAATATTCGACCTTACAGGAAGGACAGCCTGTCCGGCGGAAAGAATTCACTTCGAGAAAGGAGTGAACTCATACGATGTTTCTCCGGGATATTTAGGATCCGGAATTTATGTTTTTAAGCTGAGTGCGGGAGGGGTCGATTCTTTCTTCAGGTTCACGGTCATTGATTGA
- a CDS encoding M48 family metalloprotease has protein sequence MKLLTFISFAVLLAQVLNAFPSLPIDIPIDTPLNDYISIAGDIVEALNIFSEGYTPEQEYYLGRSCAANILNKYSNSFTSNTAQQKYISEIGQSLAVFSDRTDLFSGYVFIVVDSPKKNALATPGGFIFITTGMVNACDNEDQIAGILAHEIGHVVHKDAVNSISDKNKLVSMIKLAEKYGGEIGRAKAQQALDKLPSWFVNDIMNISVESIFSTITDEIIKVFDSAYGKEQEKQADLYAVHLMTVAGYNPEELAKAIEKLSEGTDSHYGSHPAPSERISYINDEITGLPSHPETSQARTDRIVK, from the coding sequence ATGAAATTGTTGACATTTATATCATTCGCCGTATTGCTGGCTCAGGTATTAAACGCTTTCCCGAGCCTGCCGATTGACATACCCATTGATACGCCGTTGAACGACTATATTTCAATAGCCGGCGACATAGTGGAAGCCCTCAATATTTTTTCCGAAGGATACACTCCTGAGCAGGAATACTATCTCGGCAGATCCTGCGCAGCCAACATCCTGAATAAATATTCGAATTCTTTCACATCAAACACCGCACAGCAGAAATACATCAGCGAAATCGGTCAGTCTCTGGCGGTATTTTCGGACAGAACCGACCTCTTTTCCGGATACGTCTTCATAGTCGTCGATTCACCCAAGAAAAACGCTCTTGCGACGCCTGGCGGCTTCATATTCATAACTACTGGCATGGTGAACGCATGCGACAACGAAGATCAGATAGCCGGCATTCTCGCTCACGAAATAGGACACGTCGTTCATAAAGACGCAGTTAATTCCATCAGCGACAAGAACAAACTTGTGTCGATGATAAAACTCGCCGAAAAATACGGCGGCGAAATTGGAAGGGCTAAAGCCCAGCAGGCTCTCGATAAACTTCCCAGCTGGTTCGTCAACGACATAATGAACATATCAGTGGAAAGCATATTCTCTACGATAACAGATGAAATTATAAAAGTTTTTGACAGCGCCTACGGGAAAGAACAAGAAAAACAGGCGGATCTTTACGCTGTTCACTTGATGACTGTCGCCGGGTACAATCCGGAAGAACTCGCCAAAGCCATAGAAAAACTCAGCGAAGGCACAGACTCGCACTACGGTTCTCATCCTGCTCCTTCGGAAAGAATTTCGTACATAAACGATGAAATTACCGGACTGCCTTCTCACCCGGAGACTTCGCAGGCCCGAACAGACAGGATAGTAAAGTGA